TGTTAGTtggcttaattttgatttgCATTTATATCATTAAGTCGAGTGAGGACGTGCTGCAAACGTTACGTTACCAcggtaacattttttttctaaactccttttttttactaaattttATGGTCTCATCTTAACTTACATCATGTTACTTAAAGTGCATCCTGTTAGCCTATTTGGAGAGTCAACATTACAATCAGGCCTTGACAAATACTCACTCAGCTTTATTCTCCATGACTTGTGATGATAAGATAAAGCATTGTCGCATTGAAGAGAGTTAACATTCTTGTTCCTgactataatgataataagaacaGAGCGACACTGCCAATTGGAGTCACTGAATCTATATTCGGTTTTTTCATCttaaaatttagattttttaaattttttattccatgttcACACTAAATCGTGATATTCATTCCTACGACACAAGAAATTCACTCAATTTTCATTTAGCAAATCCAATCACAACCACAGCATATAAATCTATTCGCCACACAGGTCCAGACATTTGGCATTCTttgccaattgatgttagaaactcctctttatcatgtttattatctTCGTTTAAACAACCGTTAAAAAGGCAACTCCTTAAAGCTTAATATGCTTACATAACTGTTCTTAACATACGTGCatggtgggtgggtgggtgggtcgGGCTTTTAGTTATGAAGTATCatataaatatgtaatataTCATTATCGTTGATAGAAGTTTTATCCATTTAGTATTCCATATAACTGTATATTATGTATTCTATTATTTACTGAGTCATATATTTTCCGGGTGACCCAACCTTACAAGCATACTGCTTTCATGGGCATCCAATTTTCGTAATATGTATCTATAAAACGAAgtattttgcatttattttaaaGTGTGATACGTAATTTGTATAATGTCTCATTTCTATACTTTGTAATGTTTGTATATTCTtgattttgcatgttttttaatGCTTCATGCAGGGAACATCGgcccaaataaaaatataaatgcagAATGACAATCCTGTACattcaaatataaatgaatCGCAAGTTGTACTTGAAGTGCATAATATGAAATAGAAGACAATGAAATAATCTTGGAGCATGCATCcttgtcatttcatttttttttattgacgatgtttgaaaatacaTTGAACTGGGACCAATGTCAAATAAGTAGAGTCTTTATACGTTGATATGTCTAAAGTTATTATCTGGAGTGAAAGTGGATGGAAACGGTTTTTATGTGAATTAATGTATCTCATTGTCAATGTCAATATGTTTGGTTTGTATCATTATCTGGAATAAAGATGAGTAGAAATAACGttaatcatgtttttttatcatttttctctTAGTAAATAGGTGGATATCTAGCCTACCTATCTATTTCCCTCCTTCTTCCTTCGTCTTTATATTCACCCTCACAAACACGtgaacacacacacccactcactCAATTAGTCACTTTTTCTCTCCGAATTTTGTCTCCATATTTTGCGATATAGACATACCAAAATTGACATTTATCAGGGAGGCACGAACAATCTCTATTAACGGTTATATCATACTGtatatttattgataaaatCCCCTTCACATTTTGCATATGATTATTAATTTCcgaaatgttgaaaataatttcagGTTTTACAAAACGATTACTGATGCGACCTTCTTGAATGCTTTTCTGATATGTTCTTCCTTACCGTCCCTTCCCGggaattttcagcaattttctTATGTCTTGTATGCTGCGATATCTGCACAGGTCTTCTGGTGACTTTTTGAGTTTGTGAGATCATGTCgtgtgataaaaaaatgtaatttctaaaaaaatatatacatgtatatagtgttTTCATTAGTGTAGTAGGTATATCTTCCTACACATCATTTCATCCCAGCTTCTATAAGTGTTGGTATTCATAAAGTTCCATTAAAAACTGTTTCAATGAATATGAGggagctgcttgcatatgacgtcagaaattaaaagaaataaataaaaactctCTCactctttgatggattttaatTAAACCTTCGCAAATGTTATTTCCCCTATTTTTCTGCTCTTATTGAATACTTTAGTATTCACTAGGAACGTAGAGAAGGAGATTTTCCGAATCGTGTAGATTCGTGACTTTATCTCTGCTAGCTGATCCAAGGATGACGTCACGAAGGTTATCTGGGGTCAGGTTTGGGTTCAAACCAAGATGGATGGCAGCAACACctgacaaaagaaaaaaaatatatccatgTTCAAACTTTAAGAGTTAGGATGATTGAACCTTGACATTGGTTTTTGTCATTTTCCTCGGCATCTTACGTTTAACATGCATGGAACCCTCATCAATTCGAACGCTAAACTTGTCCACAGAGAAAAGCGAATAAGATGAATTTCACCAAGTAATGCGATACAAACTGATATTTCTAGGGCgacttttaatttgattataAAATCTTACAATGGAAATCATACCTGATTTTCTTTTAGATGAAATAGATCAGTGTAATGGTTATAGTATATTTGTGTTAAGCATCCGAGATGCCTTCGTGACATTttttgtcgggggggggggggagggggggggcgaaaCGGCCCTCTCCCATTTGCAACTGTACAAcaattgagagagagagaaagaagaaagacagtTGGCTATAACCACAAGCACGTGAAGCTGGGAGTCTCCTCCAAACTCCCAGTTACAAGGTTGTCATTATGTGAATGGAGATGAATACGAACCAGCTACATGAGGACATGCCATACTGGTTCCACTCATCAAACGATATCCGTCATCAGATCGATAGTCTGCACTCAAAATGCGATACCCGGGGGCAAAGATATCCACGCATGCGCCCCAGTTTGAAAAGTAGACCCTGGCATCGTCATCCTGGATAGCACCAACAGTTATGGCCTAGGGAAGAAccagaaaaatcagacaatgaaATATTAGAAAATTCATTATCGTACAATTCTTGTGCTTAGTGAGGGTGCATGCTTGCGCGTGAGTTTGGGTGTGTGCGCGGATCGTCAACGTACACTCTTTTCACACATGTAAGTTATGACTGTAATACAGTACTTCACAATCCGATAACTCCTTGCAGAGCTCCATGATCATATCTTGAgaaaaaatgtatgtatatagGGAGTAAAAAAGGGTGTCAAATCATGACTTTGCAACTAAATCTTTCACCAAAGTTTATTTTCAGGATGCGCCTTTAGCTTATGATCTGGTTACCTGAAGATTTCACTTAGCAAGcaaataaaaaggagaacaaCATAAGTACCTCTGGGGCCCTCGCAGGAGAAAATGCGCATGAATCCATATCCTCGTTCATAGCTGCTACCACTGCTGTGACGCCCTGTCTGTGAAGGTTTCTTAACGACTCGTCCACCGATCTGGATCCTATACCACCAAGTGACATACTCACTATGGCAGGACGTATACCATTGCTAGCGACCCAATCCATACCTAAGCATCGGAGGAGAAAGGAATGGGTTAGTGAAAGATCTTACAAAAAAGCTTGAATGTAATGATCTGACGAAGTTTCGTATACCGGAAGTGGAATCACTTTAAACACGGTAAACAATTATTCAGCTTCAGGGTTCTTGCTAAATACTAATCTGATTGGGACTGAATAAATATGAGTTTTATATACAGACCAATTCTGCCAAAAGAACGAGATTTTTTCAGTCAATAGAGCGAAAAATAATGAGAATCGTCgaccaaaataaaacaaaaacatgtaaaataacAACGATATGTCTTTTATACAAAGTGGCTGGTCTTCGGAaggataaataaatcaatttgcattcctaattatgataatgaattgAATAACATTGTTTTCAAGGGGGATGATGGTAAGGTGTTATGTTTTAAAGTTCTAGTACaattttaaacatgataaaaaaatataaacatgatcaTTGCTTGTAAATGTGACTGACTAAAGATGGCAGAGACGAAACATAAGTACTCTCTAATTAAGACATTGTTTTGACCTTTCATCTTGAATTCCACCtataacataaaaaagggagTCGAGGAGTGATTCTTAATGACTGACCATCGATTATAGCAGACCAGGAACCCCAATTATAGCAACCTAGGACTCGTACAGCATACACTTTAGCAGCTTTGGCAACTCCGTATCTTCTACCAGCTATTGTACCAGCACAGTGTGTCCCATGCCCTTGGCAGTCACCATCATTACCCtgccaaaacaaaataaggagTTATCATCATTTTCTGTATTTATGAGATAAACACCTCTAACATAAAATAGGTGAAGAAAAACGAAACACAAATTATTACCGTCTCAGTGATTTGCATTCAGCATGAgtgaaaccaaaaaaaaggTATTGACATTGAGCATCTTTTTCGTTCCAGTATGTTGGTATTTTGCTATTGTATGACATCATTTTAGTGGGACTGTTCCATTTAGCTAGCTTGTAGTCCCTTGGATCCAGTTGTAAAGATGTCACCTGTCTCATCATTACGATTGACCATGCGAGATATCTACACACTCTAAGAATGAAAATTGGGCATGTTGGGTCTGTAACCATTctggttaaaaaaaatgacacggATTATTACGGCGAGGGAGTGGCACCAACAGACACGAGGCTATGACCAGCTGATAAGATATGCGATTTGCTCCAAATAAAGTCGCAAACGGCTTGCGCTGGTGCCATTTAGTGAGGCATTTAACATCATTACCAGGTCAGTAGGAAATAACTTTAGGTCTTCGTCCTTATTACTTTAGCAATCAAGTAATAAAAAACCTATGACTTAAAAAAGGGAAGATCACTTACGATAGCATAGTTCATTGCATCATAGACGAACTCAGCTCTGCCCTCAAAGTCCTCATGGGTAGTTCTGATTCCAGTATCAAGGACGTATACATTCACACCGCTGCCATTACCTGAAAAAGATGATTCAATAATTCTAAAGCTATGGCAAATATTTACTTTTATCTGAggtgtcaaaatattatactATGGTCAATCAGCACGACCAGCGTGAACCAAGACCCATGAGGCTCCATTCATTTACATTTTGCCCATGTATAGAATTGAGTGTCAATAATTGTCTCCCTGCATAGATCATGCAGATGTACATCCATAGATGCCACAGACGAATATTAGTGGTATGGCGGCCTCCACAATTATTATCAAAGTATAACTTACGCCTAAATTTAAGttaatttgtgaaaatagtgCAGTGGGGGTGTACTTTGTCATATCAATTACACATGCCAGACGCATTTGTACAAGGTATTCAAAATTGGTTTAACAAGTGGTGGATTGTAAATGGTGTGGCGACTTTCGTTGGTgaaaaccgttcagaaaagttgaaagaaagaaataatatgttttgcattaaaaaacagtgttattattttgtgttaaatatttCTTGAAGGATGGAAATAAAGCAATTAATCGCACCGATAGGCGTGAAACTGTCATCTAAAGGAATGTCTCTTTGATTAATCCTATCAAGACCCCATGTCTCCGAGCCATAGGCGACGCCATCTTCCTCTACGTACTTCACTGATGGATGGCCCCGAACCTGAATAAAAAGggaagaagatgatgacgatgaagaagaataagaataagaagaagaagaagaagaaggaggaggagaaggagaaggagaagaagaaggaggaggagaaggaggaggagaagaagaagaagaagaaggaggaggaggagatggtggaggagtagtagaagaaggaggagggggaggagaagaagaaggaggaggtggtggaggagtagtagaagaagaagtaggaggaggaggagaaggaagaggagtgTCATGTTGGGAAATGgaacaaaaatgttttaactAATGTATCAATTTCCTTGTACCAAACACgtaataaaacatgtatttttgtaaCATAGAGCTTAACAGAGAGGGGGAGATGTagaagagggagggagagaggtagtgagggagagggagagagtctgagagagagaagaagaagggggggggggtgagagatagagagagtggTGTAAATTTCCATATAAGTCTCATGgatgaaaaaatgatgaatgGAAGCTGAAGATACTTCGGCGGTTCCGATTTAACCACAGAGTGAACTGAATGATTAGGGTAATCTAATGTGTTACAATTTATTCGACTCGTTGAGTGATTCTTTTGTCTTTCACTATGGATTCACTATCTAATTACTTCGACAGAATGAGAGTAAAAAAGGGTAACTTACCACAGCTAATGCTTCTTTAGAAAGTGAGATGGCAAATCCGTTCAGAACCCTGTTGTATTCTTTAAATGGATTGTTCGCGGTAATAACTTTCTGGTTGAATTCTTCGCGAAGGGATTGAAGAACGGCTGGCAGTGGCGCGTATTTCTgttaaagataaaaaagaataatataatCTCCGAGGATCTTACACACTAATTTTGCTGGAATAAAACTtgtaaataaagttatgaagCAGAATTGCATGGATTAGAAGCCTGCTTAAAATGTGTTAGGttcaataatgtgaattatactcGTGTGTTATGTAATTTTCCAAGTTTATAAGAGTGTTGTGGCAAAGGTAACAATATGTATTTCCATCTGTTGATTCTTTGTCAGAATTTTAACTTGactttttttctccattttttatttccattACCCTCTCTCAGTAATGGGTTTATTTTGCCTCAAAAAATGCCCTCTAGTATTTTAACATAAATTATCAGGCTATGAAGCAAAATTTGCATAGTCAAATTGCCAGCCATTCCATGATTTCGAGTGGTTTGGgtgtttttaccaaaaattcaatgaaatacGATACTATTTCAAATAATCTGATTTACGTTACTTTTATGAAATGcacatttataataatgaactgCATTGATGACACCCATTTTGGGGGATTTCCCAAAACTTAAAAGAGACTTTAAGGCGAAGCTcatagtacatgtactgtatattcaTAATCATGACCACTGTATGTTCCACGTTCATTTACCTGTAGGACCACGATATATTGCTCTTTGATGGCTTCTTGTGTTTTGAGTAAAGGAGCTTGACGAGCCGCCACAACCGCACCAAACAGCAAGATGAAGAATGAAAGATTTGAGATGATACTCCGTTtcgatgacgtcataatgaatgTTGGGCTATTCCCTTCTCCCTTTCCAACTTATTGTCGTTTCAGAGATTTAAGACTTTTTTACGACGCGCGGATTGCGAGATAGCAACAGGTCCAAATGTTTTACCTATAAGTACATGAAACTGTTGTTAACCTCTGTTTACTTGGAACCATGACGGGTTGTTAGTTTTAAAATCCTATTTAACGCAAACATACTgttccataggcggatccagggggccgctTCCGCACCAAAATTGGAATAAAGCCCCCTATCTCCTATACtatacatatttctttttttttttgatctaTTATCACTCAATGCGCaagtaatgaaatacaattacAAGTGTCATTTCTATCAACGTTGGAAAGGTTCATATGCAgataaaaacacatttcaagGTCCAAATCAAAGTTCAGTCATTGTTTATAAAACAGAACTCGACATGCAATATAGATGGGAAAATACATAGactttttttgtattgaaatacaaaagtaATCGGCGGCTAGTTTACCAGTTACTTTAATTGCTTTTATACTAGGATCATGactggaaaataaaatttgttattgGAAGATATCTAAGCAACTTTTTAATGGAATTTTAagggaaaataataattgttgattaaaggacaagtccaccccaacaaaaagttgatttgaaaaaaagaagaaaatcaaacaagcataacactgataatttcatcaaaatctgatgtaaaatattcatttttttcagtttcttcaatttcttcattttcaacatttggttcccatttttgttcattttcatcaCCATTCTGTCATAATATTATCATCCCGTCATACCAATATATCAACATCGGCTCACTTTCACCATTTCGTCATACCACCATTCGCCATATAGCCATTTCACCAATCCGTCATACTGTCATACGGTCATTTGCCATACAGCCATTTCACCATTTCATCATTCCATCATTCATACCGATATACCGCCATTCATATCGTCATTGACAGCCATTTCACCATTCCGTCATACGGTCATTTCGTCATACAGCCATTCACTTTCCGTCAACGGCGTCATTTTGTCATCTCCCCCATTCCGTCATTCTTTCCATCATTCTATCATACAGGCATTTCACCATTCCGTCATATCGTCATTTCGTCATAAAGCCATTTCACAATCCGTCATACCATCATTCATACCGTTATACCGCCATTCATACCGTCATTACGTTATACTGCCATTTCACTATTCAGTCAATACCGCCATTCATACCGTCATTACGTCATACTGACATTTCACCATTCCGTCATACCGTAATTCATTCCATCATACCGCCCTTTCATCATTGCGCCAACCGTTTTTTATACCGTCACTTCACCATTTCGTCATACCGTCATTCGTCACACAGGCCCTCATACAAATACATAATATCTCGTCATATCAACATATAAAAACTCGTTATGccgacaaatgaaaaaaaaatcgtcaaagcgttatttcaacatttcgtccacatatttcttttttagtcACAGGGGTCTGCGAAATTTCATGTTACATGGTCTTTTGCAAATATGATATACTCGggtataatacaaaaaatacgaACATGATGAATACATTATGATGTTGATGTATCAAATGTGTTATTATTCCAACCTATTACATTCCTTATTGGAAATATACGATGTATAGGATGTGGACATTTCTTTATTTGGAGTATCTGTACTATACAGATACAAACGTAATCGTCGGAGATAATATAAACAGTTACTTGATAATTAGAAGCATAATTAACATAAAGTATATTTATCACATGGTATGTGATTTATAAATAGATCCTCTACAGAAGAGTATTtattgattatatccattttctTGTCTCAGTTATCGCTTGCTTCAGTCAATTCCATAttttcttcaccatcatcattctcttcagcTTCATACTGTAACAGTCCGTCAAATTTTGTTCCATGTCTGGCTAAGACTCTTTTAAGTGCTTTCCTCACATTCATACCATTTTCTACTTTTTCGTTGACATCGGATATGATTTCCTGATTGGTGTCGTGTTCTTCAAGAAAAAAGTTTTGTCGTAAGAAGTTGGAGTAGCGTTCGAAAAAGATGCATTTGATAGCCCACAGTGCTTTCACATGAGCCTTTTCTTTAGCTTCGTCATCACGCATGCCCTTGGATATATATTTATCGTACTTTTCATCCCTCAATTGCTCTGTGGCTGACATCGCCTCTTCGTACCATTTTGATAAGCCAGGTTATCCGCTGGTTCGTCTTTGTCGTGGATCTCTGTATTTGTAGATTCATCTTCTCTTTCCTGTGTATCAGAACCACTCGTGTCAGTGTTTTCATCGTCGTTTTCTCAAAAAGTGCTGGAATCTTCACTGTAATCACTTTCAgtcacatcaccatcatcttctaTTTCAGGGTGTGCATCTCTTTGATGCCTGTTCAAGTCGTAGTTTCGACTATACGACCTATCACACAGTTAACACCCGTAACGCTTTACTGTATCGCGAGTGTTCATGTTGACGCAATGGATTCAAACTTGCAAATGATGAGCTGAAAATGGAAGTTTTGTCTTTTATTTCGTTCCAACGGGCAAATGTCATATCGAAATACGCATATTGAGGTCGCATTATTTCTATTACAGCAACGATGACGCCGTTGACGGAACGGTATGTCGAAATGACGGTATGACTTTATGACGGGATGGCGAAATGTTGGTATGACGGAATGACGGTATGAAAGATGGTTTGCGTAATGATGAAAGGGCGGTATAATGGAATGAATAACGGTATGACGGAATGGGGAAGTGACGAAATGAGGTTGTTGACGGATGGTGAAATGGCTGTGTGGCGAATGACGGTATGACGAAATGGTGAAAGTGAGCTGATGTTGATATATTGGTATGACGGGATGATTATATGACAGAatggtgatgaaaaaaaaaggggggggggtatgttgaaaatgaagaaaatgaagaaattgaagaaaatgaagaagctaagaaaaaaaagaaattggggAAATGAAATAACGGTATGAATGACGGAATAATGGAATtgtaaaatgttgaaaatgaacaaactgTAGAAAATAAACAAACTTGGGAAAATGAACAAACTGACCAAAGGAAAggaacaaattttcaataattaaGAAAGAGATGAAATCGAAGTAATGAAAGATAAagacgaaatggaagtaaataaacaaactgaagaaaatgtagaaatggaagaaaatggaCAAACTGCAATGTACAAAGAGTAGAAAATAGACAAACTGGAGGAAATGAACAAACTGGAAAAAAcatgaagaaattgaaaaaaataaatgaacaatttgaagaaaattgagaaaatgaacaaataaaagaaaatgaagaaactaGAGGAAATGACCAAActgaagaaaattaagaaatggGAGAAAATGTAGAAATGAAAGAACTGAAGGAAGTGGAGAAATTAAAGGAAATGAAGAAATGTAAGAAAATTGACAAACTGAACAAATTAAGCAAACTGAATAAAATGAGGAAATGATGCGGCgaaggtaaaacaaaaaaaatcaacgatCAATGTTTCTCGggagaaagacaaaataaaacatagccGTCAAAGAGCTTAGATTAGaaacataaataaattcatCGCTTAGTTAATGAATTTACTAACATCTGACTGCATTGtcctctgaataacattctcttcatatttttcttctttgacACTATTGTGTTACGCTGTTAAAGGAAACTAACATTTAAGAAGATTATCCATTTtatcagaaagaataaaatgagagaAGCAATATAAAACTTGTTCCATCAAAATCGGTAAAAGATTGAGCGAGTTGTGGAAATTTAGGGGTCtcgttgtactttctatggagatcctcaaattggcatacgtgcttcaaaattgctgattttgtggacaactccccatttgctttgtacacaaattttcagattttccccttcattttacATATTGTATATTATCTCCTAAACTTGACattatgtggtgtgaattatattttcccatgacatagtTCATATGCTCAGAAAGATGCAAGATGCAATTTCAAACATAACTGATAATGGGGAAAGTGTggatttttttgtacaaaacaaatggagagctGTCCACAAAATCTACGATTCTGAAGCAGTGGCTAATAGAAAtgcaacaagactttttaaacgtctaTAACTTGCTTATTTATAAACCGATTTGGATGAAACTTGTTATATATtgctcctctcattttactctttcaaataatattgcttctcttcttgggatTTGGTTTCCTAAAGAAGCTGTTTGTGATTAGACATTGATATTGTCAGAACTGTATGTGCAGTTCTGGTTTACCTTTACTAATCTTATTGcctgtattttatttgtttagatGTACGTTTATTTAAGACGGATGCGATATTCCATTTTTTCCAAGTTTCCCGCAAGTATTCGAAAGGTAACATGGCATAGCGAGCAGAGATCTGTTATCTCTCCAAAATTGAGCTCTGAGTTCATTATGTGTGTGCGGGAGTTTGCGGGTCGAATTATAGCACATTGTATGTCAGTAGGTCACAAAATTCGTCTGCTTCTCACTTTTGCTGGTCCAAATCTGAAGAAGTTGATTGTAAGGAATATCATTATACAGGGCACCAGCGAAGAAAAAACCCAGGAAAACAGATCTTTTGTGAGCAGATACGCCTTGGTAGTCGCTATTGCCAAAACACCTGTATGCTCTCATTAAGAATGTTCATCTCTAATAGGTCCTGAATGGTCCGACcaaaatgtatttattgtttga
The genomic region above belongs to Lytechinus pictus isolate F3 Inbred chromosome 12, Lp3.0, whole genome shotgun sequence and contains:
- the LOC129272909 gene encoding aqualysin-1-like — encoded protein: MTSSKRSIISNLSFFILLFGAVVAARQAPLLKTQEAIKEQYIVVLQKYAPLPAVLQSLREEFNQKVITANNPFKEYNRVLNGFAISLSKEALAVVRGHPSVKYVEEDGVAYGSETWGLDRINQRDIPLDDSFTPIGNGSGVNVYVLDTGIRTTHEDFEGRAEFVYDAMNYAIGNDGDCQGHGTHCAGTIAGRRYGVAKAAKVYAVRVLGCYNWGSWSAIIDGMDWVASNGIRPAIVSMSLGGIGSRSVDESLRNLHRQGVTAVVAAMNEDMDSCAFSPARAPEAITVGAIQDDDARVYFSNWGACVDIFAPGYRILSADYRSDDGYRLMSGTSMACPHVAGVAAIHLGLNPNLTPDNLRDVILGSASRDKVTNLHDSENLLLYVPSEY